AATACATACGAGATGAACTAACCTCTCTGGATAAGCCTTTGTCTCATGAGCGAACCCATGAATATGCTTCTTATATTTTAGAGGCGATAGAAACAGGCAAGCCGTTTACTTTCGGTGGAAATGTTTTGAATTATGGTTTAATTACGAACCTGCCATATAAGTGTTGTGTTGAAGTTATGTGCGTGGCAGACCGAAGTGGGATAACGCCTACCTATGTAGGGGATTTACCTGTTCAATGTGCGGCTTTGAATAGGACAAACATCAATGTACAAGAAGTGACGATTGAAGCAGTTTTGAAAGGGAAAAAGGAACATATCTATCAAGCGGCGATGTTAGACCCCCATACATCCGCAGAACTAACCATTGATGAAATTATTCATCTCTGCGATGACCTGATGGAAGCACACGGTTCCTGGTTGCCAGAATTCCATTAAAGATTTTTCCTGAAACACAAAACATAGAAAGAAAAAATTAAAATTTAATTATTCTGCGTGCCAGTGGAAATTATAGTGAGCGCCGCAAACACGGGATTGTAATTGGGATGTAAGTGAATTAGCCGGTGCATTGCACGCATGAATAGCCACTTCAAGAATATCCGCACCATAGTTTTGAGCCCAATATATCATGGTAGCCACCATATCTGTATAAATGCCTTTATTTCGCACATTAGGTAGAACACCCACCATATCCCCTTTTGTAATCCGTATTCCTAATGTGTCCTTTGTTCTTTCATCTTCTACACTTGTAATGTATCCCACAATTTGATTATCCATCTCTACAATCCATACACCTTTGGCTCGAATTCCCAGTAAGGAATTTTTAAGCCAGTGCTTAAACATTACGGGAACCTTACCCGTAGCCATTAATTTTTCATCAAGATAAAAACGGCTGTATCTCGGAAAGATTGAAAAATCAATATTTACTAAATTATCCATGTCTTCCTTTGTTGCGGGACGAATAGGAACGGTAATCTTATGCTCCAATTTAAAACCCGTCCGAAAGTCCCATACATGGTGAATATGGGTTGCGATTAAATCAAAGCCGTTTTCTACAATCGCTTTTACTCTGCTGAAATCAAGTGGATGGGAATATATATCCATGAACTTTACATGGTGTTCTTTTGCCCAGAGAACGACTTCTGTCAGAAGGTTCTTTTTAATCCAATAAGCGATTTCGTTTTCTTCTGCCAATAAATAATGAATACGGGCGCAGGGGAAACCAAAAATTTCACTATCCCAATGTAGTTGTTCGGCAAGAATGAAACCACAGACTTTATCGGTGCTATCAAAGGCACAAAAAATGGAAACGGTATCTCGCTTTATTAGACTTTGTATATCGGAGTAGATATAAGAAATATATGCCGATTTATCTATTCCACGAATATAATCGTAAGGATAAAAATTTTGACACTCTGCAAGTCTTAATAAATCGTTATCCGAAATAGCCTCAATCGGTCGAATGTGGATGGTGCTCATCTGTGAGTGTCTCCCTGACAATAAAATAAGGACGATGTTGAACCTCTCGATATGCCCTGCTGACATAGGCACACAATACGCTTATACACAATATCTGTATTCCGACAAAAATTAAAAGTAAGGAAGTCATAATCATAAGAGAATCGGGACTCTTATTAAACAACAGCGAACGGAAAAAAATAAAAAAGCCCAGCAAAAAACCTAATGCAGAAAACAACATACCCACAAACCCAATCGCTTCCACTGGGACAGTGCTTATGCTGGCTATAATATCAAAATTAATCCAGAATAGCGACCAAATCCGATACCTGCTTTTCCCCTTTTCCCGTTTTCTATGCTTGATGGGATGAGATTTAATTTTTAGCCCCATCCAACTGATTTCAGCAGGAATATATCTTGCATGATGGGTTGCTTGAAGTAAACGATTTACTGCATTGTGACTGTATGCCGCCATGCCACAGCCCGCATCCTTTAATTCCGAACCTGTCGCTTTGGAAATAAAACGATTAACAAATTGAGAAAAGAACCTCCGCAAAAAACTATCCTGTCGCTCTGTTCTCCAGCCTTGAACAAAATCAAAATCTCCTTCTTCAAGGGCTTTGATTAAATTGGGAATTTCTTCAGGAAGATTTTGACCATCACCATCCATAGATAAAAAAATAGTTCCCCGAGCATAAGAAAACCCTGCATATACCGCGGGATGTTGACCAAAATTGCGGGTCAAACGGACTACCTGAATATTATCATGCTTGCTATGATATTGCTTCAAAATCTCAAAGGTTTTATCCGTGCTCCCATCATCAACCACAATTATTTCATATCCCCGACCATAACAGTTCATTACTTCGATAATTTCATCAAGCACCCCTCCAATATTTTCTTCCTCATTATACACCGGCACCACTATACTTATTTCTATATCTTTTTTCAGTTCCATGGTGTTGTCTCTGGAATTTGTTTGTTAATGAAATTTGAAGTTTATTTTATCATGATTTCGTTCACAAATTACTTTTTTCTAATTTCAAAATATATTTTTAAATATTCTTTTCGGAAGTAAATAACTCTTCCACTTGTTTTTTTAATGGATATAGTGACTGCATGTATTCGTTTTTGTCGAGGGTTTGGGTGCTTTCTTCTATCCATTGTAATATCTGGTTGATAACATGATGTCGCCAGTATCGTGCCGGACGGGATAACTCGTCGCGTAAGTATTGAATGTCCCGCTGAAGGCTTTTACGCACTTCTCCATCCAGCGGTGTCAAATCGGCTTCTATAACTA
This Candidatus Hydrogenedens sp. DNA region includes the following protein-coding sequences:
- a CDS encoding glycosyltransferase family 2 protein, coding for MELKKDIEISIVVPVYNEEENIGGVLDEIIEVMNCYGRGYEIIVVDDGSTDKTFEILKQYHSKHDNIQVVRLTRNFGQHPAVYAGFSYARGTIFLSMDGDGQNLPEEIPNLIKALEEGDFDFVQGWRTERQDSFLRRFFSQFVNRFISKATGSELKDAGCGMAAYSHNAVNRLLQATHHARYIPAEISWMGLKIKSHPIKHRKREKGKSRYRIWSLFWINFDIIASISTVPVEAIGFVGMLFSALGFLLGFFIFFRSLLFNKSPDSLMIMTSLLLIFVGIQILCISVLCAYVSRAYREVQHRPYFIVRETLTDEHHPHSTD
- a CDS encoding GNAT family N-acetyltransferase encodes the protein MSTIHIRPIEAISDNDLLRLAECQNFYPYDYIRGIDKSAYISYIYSDIQSLIKRDTVSIFCAFDSTDKVCGFILAEQLHWDSEIFGFPCARIHYLLAEENEIAYWIKKNLLTEVVLWAKEHHVKFMDIYSHPLDFSRVKAIVENGFDLIATHIHHVWDFRTGFKLEHKITVPIRPATKEDMDNLVNIDFSIFPRYSRFYLDEKLMATGKVPVMFKHWLKNSLLGIRAKGVWIVEMDNQIVGYITSVEDERTKDTLGIRITKGDMVGVLPNVRNKGIYTDMVATMIYWAQNYGADILEVAIHACNAPANSLTSQLQSRVCGAHYNFHWHAE